The genomic segment CCGGGCCGAGGTGCCCGATTGCGAGACGTTCTTCGAGGAAGGGCGGCCGGGCCACGCGCAGTTCGATCTACCGGGCTTCATACTCGAGCGATTGGCCCAGGCCGGTATCGGCGAGGCGACCGCGCTCGGCTTGTGCACCTATGCCGATCCCGAGCGGTTCTACAGTTTTCGTCGCACCACGCACCGTAACGAACCAGATTACGGGCGCCTCATCTCGGCGATCGCCTTGACGCCATGAGGGTTTTTCTCGGGATCTCACAAAAGTCGTTGCATCCGTGCAACGCTGGTTGTGCAGGTGCCTACGTTCGGGCTTTTGTGCGCGGAAGCACTCGCATCCCGCACTGCATCCATCGTAAGCCTTTTCCCGTCGCGGAACGCCGTGGTTGCATCCCTGCGACAATCTGTCCGGAAGCGTAGCCAAAAAAAGCTCGGCCGTATGTGAACCTTGGCCGTTCGGCAGCGTTTCCCGAATGGAACGACGGCGGACGAAGACCACCGCCACAAAGGGGCCGCCTTCGAGACGGTCGGCGTGGTCAAGCCGCAACAGCATCTTCCGAGATGCTGGCATAGATACGGGGCACCGTGCCGCCTCGCTTCTTCGGAAGCATCGGTACAGTCAGAGAGGACCAGAGTAATGAAATCCTTCCTTCGCGCCGGCACGGCCATCGCCGGCATCGCCTTCGCCGGTTCGGCGCTCGCCGCCGACCTCCCGCGCCGCGCGGCTCCGCCGCCGGTGTTCCAGCCGGTGCCGGTGTTCACCTGGACGGGCTTCTACGCCGGTTTCAACGCCGGTTACGGCTTCGGCACCCAGGATGACCGCGTCCCGACCGTGATCGGCGTCGGCCCGGCCTCCCTGCTCGTGCCCCCGGGCACCACCGCCGTGGTCGCCTTCAGCAACCGCGAGTCCAACGAAGGCTTCGTCGGCGGCGGTCAGATCGGCTACAACTACCAGTTCACCCCGGGCTCCGGTGTCGTGATCGGTGTCGAGGCCGACGCCCAGTACGCCGATTTCGGCCGTGACCGGAACCGCTTCCTCTCGACCAGCCCGCTGGCCGCCCAGCAGGTGTTCAACCCGGGTGGTCTGTCCGGCCTCGACTTCTTCGGCACCGTCCGCGGTCGCCTCGGCTACGCCTTCGACCGCACCCTCGTGTACGGCACCGGCGGCTTCGCCTACGGCTCCGGCGGCGGTCGTGAGTTCGGCACCGGCGTGTCGAGCAACGACTTCCAGACCGGCTGGGCCGCCGGTGGTGGTATCGAGTACGCTCTCCCGACCGACTCGTTCCTGAACTTCTTCAAGTCTTCGGCCGTGACGCTGAAGGTCGAAGGTCTGTACGTGAACCTCGATCGCGGCACCGGCGGCCGTGGCGCCTTCGCGACGGACAACCAGGGCCGTACGGTCTCCATCGGCAGCCCGGGCACCGTGCTTGTCAGCGGTGGCCAGCAGGTCCGCGACACCGAGTTCGCCGTCGTCCGCGCTGGCCTGAACTACAAGTTCGGCTCGTACTAGGACCCGGATCTCCGGCGGTCCCTTACCGGACCGCCGGACCTCCTGTGAAAAAGCCCGGCTTCGCGCCGGGCTTTTTTTATGGCCGTTCGGCGCACCGTCGCGGATGCCGGTCGGCCGTTCGCGCGCGGGTAATCGACGCGAGACCCCTGACAAAAGCTCGGCTGGTCCCCATCTCCTAGAGCGCATTCGGACGAAGTGGTCACCGGTTCGTCGAACGAATGCGCGTCGAAACGAAGACCTAGAGACGACGGCCTGATGTGATCAGGTCGGATACGGCTCTAGCCGCCGCGCGGTCACGGTGCCGTCGGCGCCTCAGGGAGACGGCTCCATGAACAGCGAAGAACGCGACATCATCAACGGCATCTTCCAGCGGCTCGAACAGGCGTCCGGACAGGCCCGCGACGCCGATGCGGAGCGCTTCATCGCCGAGAAGCTTCGCAACCAGCCCTACGCGCCCTACGCCATGGCGCAGCTCATCTACGTGCAGGAAGAGGCGATCAAGAGCCTCAACCAGCAGCTCGAACAGGCCCGCGAGCAGGCTCAGTCTCAGCCGGCCGGCGGCGGTGGGTTCCTGTCGAGCATCTTCGGCGGCGGACAGCGTTCCGAGCCGCAGCGTCCCGGCGGGCAGGCTTGGGGCCAACAGGGCGGC from the Methylorubrum extorquens genome contains:
- a CDS encoding putative outer-membrane protein (Evidence 3 : Putative function from multiple computational evidences; Product type m : membrane component) encodes the protein MKSFLRAGTAIAGIAFAGSALAADLPRRAAPPPVFQPVPVFTWTGFYAGFNAGYGFGTQDDRVPTVIGVGPASLLVPPGTTAVVAFSNRESNEGFVGGGQIGYNYQFTPGSGVVIGVEADAQYADFGRDRNRFLSTSPLAAQQVFNPGGLSGLDFFGTVRGRLGYAFDRTLVYGTGGFAYGSGGGREFGTGVSSNDFQTGWAAGGGIEYALPTDSFLNFFKSSAVTLKVEGLYVNLDRGTGGRGAFATDNQGRTVSIGSPGTVLVSGGQQVRDTEFAVVRAGLNYKFGSY